The Brienomyrus brachyistius isolate T26 chromosome 9, BBRACH_0.4, whole genome shotgun sequence genome contains the following window.
ATCTGATCGCTGTACTGCTGCAGGTGGTTAAGGTGCTCGATCTCATTTTTGTAGCTCGCCACCGTGTGGATGTCAGCCTCCTCCAGATTCACGTACTTCACGGCAAATAGCTGTTTACGGTGGTCCAACACCTGGTACACCTGCAATTACCCACAATGCTGGGAGATGAGTGCTGACCCCCGACTTACAGCCCTCAAACACTCATGGACTTAAGGTAAAAAAGGCCAGTACCTTACTGGATCCGCCTCGACCAATCATCTTCAGGATGAAGAACTGTTTGCCTTTGATTGTGATGGAGTCGTTCGAAAACGTAGCACCCAAACCCTGAAATGGCAGCACGGCCATATTCAATTTTGCCTGGTTATGGAAGGAGTATGTGCTGCCTGTCCACACAGGGTACACGATCTTACCTGAGGGGTCTGCGGCAGATGGCACATCTGGTTCAGAGGGGTGCAGGGCTgctgggagggggcggggccacggGGCACTGTGCTGGGGGCACACTGAGGCAAGTTCCTTTGGACCGGAGTAGAGTAGCTTTGAAAGCCAATGGGAGAGGAGTGAGTCAGACTGACCAGGTCAAAGCTGCAAAATTCAGCTCAGCAGACATGACTGATCTCCCAGAATTCTCTCTCACCCGGTAGCACTGGGAGTTTTGTAGTTGGGCGTCTGACAGGTGAGGGTAGAGCTCCCTCTGGTGGCTGGCAGGAGGGAGGGTGCAGGGGTGGGGGTCTGGGTGGGCACAGAACTGAACGGTGCAGGCTTCTCCTGAGAGAACAACAGGCATCATTTGTAGAGCGCTgcacgccccctgctggggaCCATCGTTAATAACACCACAGCAGCCTCTGGCCACTTCAGCCGAACAATCACATCAATGGCACCTTTCCACTGACATACAAGAACTGACCCAGGAGCTGTACTGCGAAGACAGACTAGCTACAGTACAGTTCCAGCTttgattttccactgcagaagggtcggctCGGTAAAGGCGTTGGCGGGTTTGGGGAGTGACTGTGGCGTAAACCGAGGAGACGCTTATTTACCGTTCACACCGAGTACATCATGGCGTGCAATTATGTCTTCTACTGTGTGCTAATTTCCTGTAGCACGTCGGTGAGAATAGCCATGTTATGCAAGTATCGAACACTAGTGGGATTAGCATTGGCTTGCTTAAATTATTACGTATCCATTCCGGAAATGCATCAATACATTACAATGTGAGACactactaataataaataatatatagaatatacaCCTTTTCCTTTGGACAatccatgcaaaaaaaaacaccagtatCTCCATACATTTTAACTAATCAGATGATGATGACACAACCAGCTCCGTTTGGTTCCACTTTCAGCTGCCCATGTCAGCGCAGGTACAGCTCAGGAAGCTGAATTTTTGCACAATTTACTGTCATCTGTGCGTGTTGGGGGGGCACAGGGTACTGACCTCGGCAGATGGGTGTCTGTTGATCCGAGCCGGAATCTTCCAGTCCGTGGAGATCTCCTTACACATCGGTCTGTAGGGCCCCGAGCTCGAAGCACCTCCCTGGTTGCAACCCACCGTGTCCCGTGTCTCAGTCAACACACCAGCCGAACTtcctaaaaaaaatataaaacaagcttTAACACGCCAGGGCACATGTCTGACCAGACTGCCTGTTACACGCTGTAGCACACCAACCTGTTACATTCTCCTTGTCCTCTAGGGGGAGCAGCTGTGCTTTCCCTGCCTTTAAGTTCTGTAAAGCTGTCTCCAGTAGCTCAGTGGGTTTGGCGTTCGCTCCGAAGGCCCTATGTAGTATCAAAGCGCTTTTCTTTGCacttcctgtagggggcagtatgagcatgcaaaaaaaaatgtcagcgcCATTCTGAAATGCATTTACAGCGCTGGTGTATCAGTATAAATCATACCTTGAGAGAGTTCGAACTGTGCATGTGCGATATGCACGAAGGCAAACATCTTGCTGTTGGACCTTGCCACGATGAAATTATCCTGAGCTTCTTCTGGATCTTGAATCCTGCGTTAAAAACATCAGTGACCACTGTGCATCCTGCACAGACCTGACAGTTTACGGAACATGATTTGAAATGATTCGAAAGTCTGACAGTAAACTTAAGAGTGAGCCACCTACACCCAGTGTATTAAACCACAGCGGAAAGGCCATCGAGCACTTACGCTTTGAGCTCTGCAAACCGGACCAGCATCTTGGCGTAGCTCTCATTCTGGCTGTGCTTAGCCAGAGGCAGAGAAGACAAGACACGGGTGTAACCATCCATCAGCTTGGTCAGGAGGCTCGGATCGGTCTGGGGGTTGCCTCTTTTCTCCAGGTTCACCAGGTAGGTCTGGCACGCCTCCGGGGAGTTGGAGCTGAGGACCTGGTTTATACTTCCGGTGTTGTCTGTAAGCGTCATATAAAAAGCATGTAGCATCTAACGAAAGCATCCACCGATAAGCACAGCAGGAGACGGAGGGTTAAATCAGCATTACCTTCCGACAAGAGGGATCCTTTCCTCTCCGGCCTATGCAGGAGTGTGGTTGTGGAGTCCACAGACCCTGGATCCTCCCATGGTCGACCCTCAGGACTGATGGCTGACCGCTGCAACAGCAAAACAGAGCTCAGTGTGAGGTCACAAGTCTCCCCATCACTACAGTTACCACAAATTTAAGTTAGGTTTTCCAGTGCTACTTTAACCATTGTCATCCAGCCCCCATAATATCAAAAGGGGAAAAAGCAACACCTTCAGATTCAGCAGGGTGTACGAGTCCCCATCTCCGCTGCTTTTCTTGGATGAGGAGAGAGAAAAGGCAGGGTTGGCTTTAGGTCCGGATGCTCGCCTGAAAAGCCAGAAAAGATTCGTCATCGTCGCACCTTTTGGGACTAGCAGCAAGGCATTTGAGGTTTGGGGACATTTTAATGACACGTTGTGGACTAACATAGTGGACATGCTTCCCCAAGATGTGCCGAACGAGTCACCACAGCTGGCTTTTGAAGAAGATGTTTAGGATTTAATGTTTGCATGGCAAAACAAAACCTTTTCTCATGTAGAACACGGGTTGGGGTTATTTGCTTCACCAGAATGTAGCCGAGTTTTTGTGACAGAAGCCAGATACACAACATCAAATGAGGGAGTGTtagcactacacacacacacacacacacacgcgcgcgcgcacacagacagacagacagacagacagacagacagacagacagacacagacacacacagacgctgACAAAAATCTGCCTACCAGTTTAAACTgcctggaccagaaccatcgTTCTTcttcacaggcctcccatcatcatcatcctcaggGATGGGCAGGGGCACGAGGGGCACCCTGCCTGGCTGGAGAATGGGTAACGGGAGAAACGTCAGTGAGGTGAGCATGCATGTCCACCGGCTCCGTCAAGACGCCATGCAGGAATGCCGCGTACCATATTACTGGGCTTTTTCCGTTGGGAACTggacctccagcccggaagtgGGTCCTCCAGGAAGCTGCTCTTCTGATCCATGCTGAAGGCCAGAGGGTAGAGCGGTTTGGTATCCAAAAAGGTAAGGAAGTTGGGGCAAGTCCACATTTTTTTGAATGCAGACGGATCTGAAGATCCCTCCAGGTCCACCTGCTACTCACCTAGAACAGAGAAAACCACCCAAATGCAGGTCCCCGGTGCCCTGGGATGGCCGGCGGCTCAGACAGGACTCAGGGTTGCTTTTTGTTGGGGCTTGTGTGACAGACAGCGTTGGTGCTAAAAGAGGAAGTCAGGATATTTCCAGAATGaccagtcgcccccccccccccacccaaaaaaaggCAAGCAAACATTTTTGGTTTGTGACTGACTCAAATCGGCAGATCCAGCGAAAGAGGCGAtgttctccttctcctcctgggGGAGCAGCTGAGCCTTCCCCGCCTTCAGGTTCTGCAAAGCTGTCTCCAGCAGCTCGGTTGGCTTTGCATTTGCCCCGAAGGCCCTCTGCAGTATCAAAGTGCTTTTCTTCACatttcctgtagggggcagtacAGGCTTGTGAAAACCAGGGTCATCCTGGATCGTGTCTATGGTGTGGACGGATTTGCGGAAGCCGCACCTCGAGAGAGCTCGAACTGCGCGTGTGCGATATGCACGAAGGCGAACATCTTGCTGTTGGACCTCGCCACGATGAAGCTGTCCTGAGCTTCATCCGGATCCTGAATCCTATAGCAAAAAGGACTGTGACTGACCAGAAATACACCATCTTGATAAATTCTCAATAAATGATCTGTCCACCAGTGATTTCTGTAAAAACGTTGCACATGACCATTAAGCTTACCAAGATACTGCTAAACAGGTAACATAGTCATCTCATTCGTCTCATTTAAATTTAACATATGCATTCATTACATTGACTAGGTTTTAATTATTCTGAAACTGTTTGGTCGAATGATAGAACAAAAGCAGAATTACGGCCATGAACCTGAACACATGGGGGAGGCCAGGATCTCAGACACTGGTTTTGAAGGGCCAAGGTCAGGTCAGGctggggagcatgcactggtacagtgcgttgctgcacccaccacatgaaGACGCACCTCAGGATCCCGGTTGGCGCTCCCCCAGGCCGATACGCAGTCCAGTCCCACCCACCAGAAATGGCCATCTATCGCAGCCAGCAGTTACGTGGGCATCTCTTTGGCTTGGTCCAGCTGCtcaggtcctcagcaatgaggattctgggagccggatcaccctcggGGCAATGCGCCACATGACCGTAGTGCCCTAACTggcgctccctcacaatgcaggtaacgtgcctcattcgggactccctgagcaaccactcaTTTAACACAAAGTGAAACCAGcaatacccaaggattctccgaagagacgcAGTACCAAAGAAATCAAAGTCTTCATCTCCGGTCGCTGGATAGTGTCCATGCATCACAACCATACGACAAAAAAGGGAGCACCCGGATTCTAAAGATTTGGACCTTTGTCTTCTAACAGATACTAAGAGAACCACATACCCCTTTGCAGTGACTTCATGACCCCCATGTGCTCCCAATCGGTCTACTGATTTCATACGGAGAAtaaccagagacatgaatgttacTGCCGAGGAAAGTGAACCTCTCGACATGTTCCACATATTCTCTGCAGACACACTGCTGATAGCTCTGCCCAAGATGCCATTAAAGACTTGGCTCTTGGTTTTTATCCAGGACCTTCGGAAGCCCAGACACTCCGACTCCTCTCTCAGTGTCTCGAAAGCCTCCATTTATGCCATGAAGATCACAGCACTGTTGGTAAAGTCAAGGTCAGTGAATCTTTCTTCATTAATAGGCACTCAGTCCACGCATCGGTAAACATAGCAGGAGCAAGAACATTCCCATGATGAATCCCAGAATCCACCAGGAAGAACTCAGAGGCTCTGCCTCCATTCTgaacagcactcacagtaccagtgcACAGGCCGCCCATGATGTCCAGCAACTTTGGGGAGATACTGCGTAGTTTCAGGATGCCACACAGGGCAGCTCGATCAACTGAGTTTGATAGTATTGGCGTTTGCATTTGATGAGAGGCCTCAGTGCCAGAATGAGGTCGACGGTAAACTTCTTAGGCGTAAAACCAGACTGATTCAGTCACTGGTAGGCGAGCAGCTGATCAAAGATCCTGGTGAGGATGACCGcagcaaggaccttacccggCACTGAGATCGGTGCTATCCCTCTGCGGTCGCTACAATCCAGGCAATCACCCTTCCACTTCCAGACAGATACAAAGTcctgttttccagtcagttgggatgataCACGTTTCCCAAATGAAGCAAAGTTTGCTtccaatgccaggaggacagcctcaccaccagcctggagaagttcactcCAGATACCAAAGATCCCTGCAGCCTTCCCTACCCTCAGCTGGTTCACAGCTAAGTGGAGGATCAGCCTCGGGAACTGTGGGCCCAGAGATGTCAACATCCCAGCCAGAGGGTCAGTTTTAAACAGCTCCGCAAAGCAGCCGGCCCAgcgggtcacaactgcagtgtcatcagTTCCATCACCTGACTGTCCAAGAAACAGATTTGCAAAATGTTTCAGTTCCTCTGTAAGCATGACGTGGGTCGCTAGACCATAGATGGTGTGTCACTTGCTCACAGGTTCCTCTAGCAAATGGCTCCTTGCAGCCATCCATCTCAGTTTCCAATACAGACATCAAGCTGTGCACTGGGACTCCTCCCGATAAAATACAGGGTGGCCAGCGAGATGAAACAACTCTTTCTGGGAACACCAGCAACACCAACACAGCCCTTCAGGGTTGTGTCGCaaaaggtctcccacatcacattagaaCTGGCAGTCGCAACCAACATTGCAAgttcctcacaaaaactgtaagcaAACTTGGCACTTTTGTAGACTTTCTGGAGGAGCCTCCAGCATCTGCCCAGGAGGATATGATCGATCTGCAGTATTGGAGTACCAACAATGTAGCTCAGGGCGATGGAACCAGGATCCAACGACTTGTGAACCTGATCTTTTGCTAAATCAAGGACCATGGAGCCACTATCACACTGGTCACCAGACCCATGGGGACTGACAGAATCCTCatagccagccctgtcagtgccagtggacGCACTGAAGTTACCTCGTGGACATCCATCAACCACTcagtaaagctgcaaataaaatgtgTATCTCACCGAGACAACACTTACCACGCATACACAGAAACAACATACAACACATTCAGAGGGTGCCTTAATCTGGGACTCATAATATGCTTGTTGAAAGGGGTGACATCGGATACCTTCTGGAGGAGCTAATCCACCATAGCAACAATTACTCCCTGATtatggcagccatcagagtGACCAGACCAATAATAGGCATCTCAGAGAGTGTGCCC
Protein-coding sequences here:
- the ttk gene encoding dual specificity protein kinase Ttk, with translation MENEEKTDRMLQFALLCQKLKNIKSTFLSDDDISPKQTDDIYQVLSFNSPEACLTYLVNLEKRGNPQTDPSLLTKLMDGYTRVFSCLPLDKHSQNESYAKMLVRFAELKAIQDPDEAQDSFIVARSNSKMFAFVHIAHAQFELSRGNVKKSTLILQRAFGANAKPTELLETALQNLKAGKAQLLPQEEKENIASFAGSADLTPTLSVTQAPTKSNPESCLSRRPSQGTGDLHLGGFLCSSMDQKSSFLEDPLPGWRSSSQRKKPSNMPGRVPLVPLPIPEDDDDGRPVKKNDGSGPGSLNWRASGPKANPAFSLSSSKKSSGDGDSYTLLNLKRSAISPEGRPWEDPGSVDSTTTLLHRPERKGSLLSEDNTGSINQVLSSNSPEACQTYLVNLEKRGNPQTDPSLLTKLMDGYTRVLSSLPLAKHSQNESYAKMLVRFAELKAIQDPEEAQDNFIVARSNSKMFAFVHIAHAQFELSQGSAKKSALILHRAFGANAKPTELLETALQNLKAGKAQLLPLEDKENVTGSSAGVLTETRDTVGCNQGGASSSGPYRPMCKEISTDWKIPARINRHPSAEEKPAPFSSVPTQTPTPAPSLLPATRGSSTLTCQTPNYKTPSATGYSTPVQRNLPQCAPSTVPRGPAPSQQPCTPLNQMCHLPQTPQGLGATFSNDSITIKGKQFFILKMIGRGGSSKVYQVLDHRKQLFAVKYVNLEEADIHTVASYKNEIEHLNHLQQYSDQIIKLYDYEITNSYIYMLMECGNLDLNTWLRNRKEVNPLERKLYWKNMLEAVQTIHRHGIVHSDLKPANFVIVNATLKLIDFGIANRIQPDVTSIVKDSQLGTLSYMPPEAIKDTSSKGGKPGSKISPKGDVWSLGCILYYMTYGKTPFQSITNQISKLHAIIDPSHQIDFPDVAEKDLLDVLKRCLVRNPKERISIAELLSHPYLQLQPPSPPDPPQPANADLQRILNELAALQSPNSIARAASNLARMCNSGKRLDVSECLKASSQTSGKM